One Solirubrobacter pauli DNA segment encodes these proteins:
- a CDS encoding class II glutamine amidotransferase: MCRWNAYFGDPIVIDELLYQTDHGLIDQSLHARQGVETTNGDGFGLGWYGAAGGEPARYRSVTPAWSDQNLRDLAAHIESPLFLAHIRATTGTPVQQTNCHPFKHGRWLFVHNGVLNGFHAMRRDLMLAVDPELYDGITGSTDSEVLFYLALTFGLERDPLGAVERAVGFVESTGRAHGVEHAVQMTLGFSDGERLWAVRYSSEHRSRTLYVSADRATVQALHPDNARFKRLTDETRVVVSEPLSDLPGVWVAVPEATALVIQRGQDEQVPFRPQVPEPAAA, from the coding sequence ATGTGCCGCTGGAACGCCTACTTCGGCGACCCGATCGTCATCGACGAGCTGCTGTACCAGACCGACCACGGGCTGATCGACCAGAGCCTGCACGCCCGCCAGGGCGTCGAGACCACCAACGGCGACGGCTTCGGCCTCGGCTGGTACGGCGCGGCGGGCGGCGAGCCCGCCCGCTACCGGAGCGTCACGCCCGCCTGGAGCGACCAGAACCTGCGCGACCTGGCGGCGCACATCGAGTCGCCGCTGTTCCTCGCGCACATCCGGGCGACCACGGGCACGCCGGTCCAGCAGACGAACTGCCATCCGTTCAAGCACGGCCGCTGGCTGTTCGTCCACAACGGCGTCCTCAACGGGTTCCACGCGATGCGGCGCGATCTCATGCTGGCCGTCGACCCGGAGCTCTACGACGGCATCACCGGCTCCACCGACTCGGAGGTGCTCTTCTACCTCGCGCTGACGTTCGGGCTCGAGCGGGACCCGCTCGGCGCGGTCGAGCGCGCGGTCGGGTTCGTCGAGTCGACGGGTCGCGCGCACGGCGTCGAGCACGCGGTGCAGATGACGCTCGGCTTCAGCGACGGCGAGCGGCTGTGGGCGGTCCGCTACTCGAGCGAGCACCGCTCGCGGACGCTGTACGTCTCGGCCGACCGCGCCACCGTGCAGGCGCTGCACCCCGACAACGCGCGGTTCAAGCGGCTCACGGACGAGACGCGCGTGGTCGTCTCCGAGCCGCTCTCGGACCTGCCGGGCGTGTGGGTCGCGGTGCCGGAGGCGACGGCGCTCGTCATCCAGCGCGGGCAGGACGAGCAGGTCCCGTTCCGGCCGCAGGTGCCCGAGCCG
- a CDS encoding adenylate cyclase yields MTAVGPAPIATGEKLVELLALVREADSVELKATVPLVDQRSTLLALGIDPLEAQIRLVVFFDTPDLALNRQGVVARARRVQGKGDDSVIKLRPVIPGDMPAKLRRQSGFRVEVDALPGGFVCSATLKEALKPPAVKSALSGDLPIRKLFSKEQREFFAAHAPDGVRLDDLTPLGPIFVLKVRCVPPELGRRLVAEVWLFPDGSRVLELSTRCGTDEAFQVAAETRACLTARGVDLGGEQQTKTRKALEYFAGQQG; encoded by the coding sequence ATGACCGCCGTGGGGCCGGCGCCCATCGCCACGGGCGAGAAGCTCGTCGAGCTGCTGGCGCTCGTGCGCGAGGCCGACAGCGTCGAGCTCAAGGCCACCGTCCCGCTCGTCGACCAGCGCTCGACGCTGCTCGCGCTCGGCATCGACCCGCTCGAGGCCCAGATCCGGCTCGTCGTGTTCTTCGACACGCCCGATCTCGCGCTCAACCGCCAAGGGGTCGTCGCGCGCGCCCGGCGCGTGCAGGGCAAGGGCGACGACTCGGTCATCAAGCTGCGCCCCGTCATCCCCGGCGACATGCCGGCCAAGCTGCGCCGGCAGTCGGGGTTCCGCGTCGAGGTCGACGCGCTGCCCGGAGGCTTCGTCTGCTCCGCGACGCTCAAGGAGGCGCTGAAGCCGCCCGCGGTGAAGTCGGCGTTGAGCGGCGACCTGCCGATCCGCAAGCTGTTCTCCAAGGAGCAGCGCGAGTTCTTCGCCGCCCACGCGCCCGACGGCGTGCGGCTCGACGACCTCACGCCACTCGGACCGATCTTCGTGCTCAAGGTGCGCTGCGTCCCGCCGGAGCTCGGTCGTCGGCTCGTCGCCGAGGTGTGGCTATTCCCGGACGGCAGCCGGGTGCTCGAGCTGTCCACCCGCTGCGGGACCGACGAGGCGTTCCAGGTCGCGGCGGAGACGCGCGCCTGCCTGACCGCGCGGGGCGTCGACCTCGGCGGCGAGCAGCAGACGAAGACGCGCAAGGCGCTCGAGTACTTCGCCGGGCAGCAGGGATGA